From Camelina sativa cultivar DH55 chromosome 7, Cs, whole genome shotgun sequence, one genomic window encodes:
- the LOC104700053 gene encoding protein FRIGIDA-ESSENTIAL 1-like isoform X2, which translates to MSDSDMDIDDDEVEQKVQVHTIGGESQLLHKPIQAPNPQNGNSFVHSNSSHVDVKRHSVTTPSNEQANIIKEQAFAQDNGTLSRFPAPGITPNSFFPAAGEGNEPEQKRAAHLCKFFAKGWCFNGVSCKFLHVKENSNCTSQQQPENNMAGSSYIQSDVERRISNSIRVSHLMENGVTPSHTREDLSFVNPPGRESLQQTCGAAFTDNRSLVINNSNSFTLRSSFVHHEHRSPISSYLKPDIGSSGPAWTGSLSSSVASVPMNEGASTVANFKKEDNIYGSRSLPTLQESQAAVSSEKGAAGNTTSSRKKVSSDDWEPSEPFKASFTIPPYILPSSDALYDPFTDIENLGDRSRNASLSSKGEQARKNSRQQKDGDSGSGTQARECKNDDKSSSCSQNQHQESVARRSLEPHGVVEGVATSVVDQNDTATPSKEISSAAAAENRVVLKRSKPAGHDAWHRSDGSSYKKTLKSDEIDGEVRSDAEIKVMRQFRTAVVETVKEMLKPLWREGRLTKDVHNMIVKKAAEKVVSAAVQFHQVPTDTGSVDQYLGLSATKIVKLVEVSFLDRN; encoded by the exons ATGTCTGATTCCGACATGGACATTGACGATGATGAGGTCGAACAAAAGGTGCAAGTACATACAATTGGAGGCGAATCTCAATTGCTTCATAAACCAATTCAAGCTCCCAATCCCCAGAACG GAAACTCTTTTGTTCATTCAAACTCGTCCCATGTAGATGTGAAGAGGCATTCTGTAACAACACCTTCAAATGAGCAAGCAAATATCATAAAGGAACAAGCTTTTGCTCAAGATAATGGAACTTTATCAAG ATTTCCTGCTCCGGGTATAACGCCAAACAGTTTTTTCCCTGCCGCCGGTGAAGGGAATGAGCCAGAACAAAAACGTGCAGCTCATCTCTGCAAGTTTTTTGCTAAAGGGTGGTGTTTCAACGGGGTTTCCTGCAAGTTTCTACATGTGAAAGAGAATTCAAATTGCACTAGTCAACAACAGCCGGAAAATAACATGGCTGGAAGCAGTTATATCCAGTCTGATGTAG aaagaaGAATATCGAACAGCATTAGAGTTTCCCACTTAATGGAAAATGGCGTGACACCTTCGCATACCAGAGAGGATTTATCTTTCGTGAATCCCCCAG GAAGAGAGAGTTTGCAGCAAACGTGTGGTGCTGCTTTCACTGACAACAGGTCTCTAGTTATTAATAACAGCAATTCCTTCACATTGAGAAGCAGCTTTGTTCATCATGAGCATAGATCTCCTATCAGTTCCTATTTAAAACCAGACATTGGATCCTCTGGACCAGCCTGGACAGGATCTTTGTCCAGTTCTGTAGCTTCTGTTCCCATGAATGAGGGTGCTTCTACCGTGGCGAACTTTAAAAAGGAGGATAATATATATGGATCTCGATCACTTCCAACGCTGCAAGAGAGTCAGGCAGCTGTTTCTTCTGAGAAAGGTGCAGCAGGCAACACAACTAGCAGTAGAAAGAAAGTTTCTTCAGATGATTGGGAACCTTCTGAACCCTTTAAAGCATCGTTTACAATTCCACCTTATATACTTCCCTCGTCTGATGCCCTCTACGATCCTTTCACGGATATAGAGAATCTAGGAGACAGATCTCGTAATGCTTCATTGTCAAGTAAAGGAGAACAGGCACGGAAAAATTCTCGCCAGCAGAAAGATGGTGATTCTGGTAGTGGTACCCAAGCACGGGAATGCAAGAATGATGATAAAAGCAGTTCATGCAGTCAAAATCAACACCAAGAAAGTGTGGCGAGAAGGAGTTTGGAACCACATGGAGTAGTGGAAGGGGTGGCTACTTCAGTGGTTGATCAAAATGACACAGCAACACCTAGTAAAGAGATTTCTTCGGCGGCAGCTGCAGAGAATAGAGTTGTTTTGAAAAGGAGCAAGCCTGCAGGGCATGATGCTTGGCATAGAAGTGATGGGTCTTCATATAAAAAGACATTGAAATCAGATGAGATAGATGGTGAAGTGAGGTCAGATGCGGAGATAAAAGTAATGAGACAATTCCGAACTGCAGTTGTGGAAACCGTTAAAGAAATGTTGAAACCGTTGTGGCGTGAAGGTCGTCTTACCAAAGATGTGCATAACATGATAGTTAAAAAAGCTGCGGAGAAGGTAGTAAGCGCCGCAGTCCAGTTTCATCAGGTGCCAACTGACACCGGATCAGTTGATCAGTATCTTGGTTTGTCTGCAACCAAAATTGTGAAGCTTGTCGAGGTGAGTTTCTTAGACCGAAATTAA
- the LOC104700053 gene encoding protein FRIGIDA-ESSENTIAL 1-like isoform X1: protein MSDSDMDIDDDEVEQKVQVHTIGGESQLLHKPIQAPNPQNGNSFVHSNSSHVDVKRHSVTTPSNEQANIIKEQAFAQDNGTLSRFPAPGITPNSFFPAAGEGNEPEQKRAAHLCKFFAKGWCFNGVSCKFLHVKENSNCTSQQQPENNMAGSSYIQSDVERRISNSIRVSHLMENGVTPSHTREDLSFVNPPGSQRVFSSMSFVNPPGSQRVFPFNNEMRFLPSSENIGRESLQQTCGAAFTDNRSLVINNSNSFTLRSSFVHHEHRSPISSYLKPDIGSSGPAWTGSLSSSVASVPMNEGASTVANFKKEDNIYGSRSLPTLQESQAAVSSEKGAAGNTTSSRKKVSSDDWEPSEPFKASFTIPPYILPSSDALYDPFTDIENLGDRSRNASLSSKGEQARKNSRQQKDGDSGSGTQARECKNDDKSSSCSQNQHQESVARRSLEPHGVVEGVATSVVDQNDTATPSKEISSAAAAENRVVLKRSKPAGHDAWHRSDGSSYKKTLKSDEIDGEVRSDAEIKVMRQFRTAVVETVKEMLKPLWREGRLTKDVHNMIVKKAAEKVVSAAVQFHQVPTDTGSVDQYLGLSATKIVKLVEVSFLDRN from the exons ATGTCTGATTCCGACATGGACATTGACGATGATGAGGTCGAACAAAAGGTGCAAGTACATACAATTGGAGGCGAATCTCAATTGCTTCATAAACCAATTCAAGCTCCCAATCCCCAGAACG GAAACTCTTTTGTTCATTCAAACTCGTCCCATGTAGATGTGAAGAGGCATTCTGTAACAACACCTTCAAATGAGCAAGCAAATATCATAAAGGAACAAGCTTTTGCTCAAGATAATGGAACTTTATCAAG ATTTCCTGCTCCGGGTATAACGCCAAACAGTTTTTTCCCTGCCGCCGGTGAAGGGAATGAGCCAGAACAAAAACGTGCAGCTCATCTCTGCAAGTTTTTTGCTAAAGGGTGGTGTTTCAACGGGGTTTCCTGCAAGTTTCTACATGTGAAAGAGAATTCAAATTGCACTAGTCAACAACAGCCGGAAAATAACATGGCTGGAAGCAGTTATATCCAGTCTGATGTAG aaagaaGAATATCGAACAGCATTAGAGTTTCCCACTTAATGGAAAATGGCGTGACACCTTCGCATACCAGAGAGGATTTATCTTTCGTGAATCCCCCAGGTTCTCAGAGAGTTTTCTCCTCCATGTCTTTCGTCAATCCCCCAGGTTCTCAGAGAGTTTTCCCGTTCAATAACGAGATGCGCTTTTTGCCTTCGTCTGAAAACATAGGAAGAGAGAGTTTGCAGCAAACGTGTGGTGCTGCTTTCACTGACAACAGGTCTCTAGTTATTAATAACAGCAATTCCTTCACATTGAGAAGCAGCTTTGTTCATCATGAGCATAGATCTCCTATCAGTTCCTATTTAAAACCAGACATTGGATCCTCTGGACCAGCCTGGACAGGATCTTTGTCCAGTTCTGTAGCTTCTGTTCCCATGAATGAGGGTGCTTCTACCGTGGCGAACTTTAAAAAGGAGGATAATATATATGGATCTCGATCACTTCCAACGCTGCAAGAGAGTCAGGCAGCTGTTTCTTCTGAGAAAGGTGCAGCAGGCAACACAACTAGCAGTAGAAAGAAAGTTTCTTCAGATGATTGGGAACCTTCTGAACCCTTTAAAGCATCGTTTACAATTCCACCTTATATACTTCCCTCGTCTGATGCCCTCTACGATCCTTTCACGGATATAGAGAATCTAGGAGACAGATCTCGTAATGCTTCATTGTCAAGTAAAGGAGAACAGGCACGGAAAAATTCTCGCCAGCAGAAAGATGGTGATTCTGGTAGTGGTACCCAAGCACGGGAATGCAAGAATGATGATAAAAGCAGTTCATGCAGTCAAAATCAACACCAAGAAAGTGTGGCGAGAAGGAGTTTGGAACCACATGGAGTAGTGGAAGGGGTGGCTACTTCAGTGGTTGATCAAAATGACACAGCAACACCTAGTAAAGAGATTTCTTCGGCGGCAGCTGCAGAGAATAGAGTTGTTTTGAAAAGGAGCAAGCCTGCAGGGCATGATGCTTGGCATAGAAGTGATGGGTCTTCATATAAAAAGACATTGAAATCAGATGAGATAGATGGTGAAGTGAGGTCAGATGCGGAGATAAAAGTAATGAGACAATTCCGAACTGCAGTTGTGGAAACCGTTAAAGAAATGTTGAAACCGTTGTGGCGTGAAGGTCGTCTTACCAAAGATGTGCATAACATGATAGTTAAAAAAGCTGCGGAGAAGGTAGTAAGCGCCGCAGTCCAGTTTCATCAGGTGCCAACTGACACCGGATCAGTTGATCAGTATCTTGGTTTGTCTGCAACCAAAATTGTGAAGCTTGTCGAGGTGAGTTTCTTAGACCGAAATTAA
- the LOC109125382 gene encoding protein FRIGIDA-ESSENTIAL 1-like — ALXGNNICGSRSLPTLQESQAAVSSEKGAACNTTSSKKKVSSDDWEPSEPFKASFTIPPYILPSSDALYDPFTDIENLGDRSLNASLSSKGEQARKNSRQQKDGDSGSGTQARECKNDDKSSSCSQNQHQESVARRSLEAHGVVEGVATSVVDQNDTTTPSKEISSVAAAENRVVLKRSKPAGHDAWHRSDGSSYKKTLKSDEIDGEVRSDAEIKVMRQFRTAVVETVKEMLKPLWREGRLTKDVHNMIVKKAAEKVVSAAVQFHQVPTDTGSVDQYLGLSATKIVKLVEGYVEKYGKP; from the exons GCATTGNAGGGGAATAATATATGTGGATCTCGATCACTTCCAACGCTTCAAGAGAGTCAGGCAGCTGTTTCTTCTGAGAAAGGTGCAGCATGCAACACAACTAGCAGTAAAAAGAAAGTTTCTTCAGACGATTGGGAACCTTCTGAACCCTTTAAAGCATCGTTTACAATTCCACCTTATATACTTCCCTCGTCTGATGCCCTCTACGATCCTTTCACGGATATAGAGAATCTAGGAGACAGATCTCTTAATGCTTCATTGTCAAGTAAAGGAGAACAGGCACGGAAAAATTCTCGCCAGCAGAAAGATGGTGATTCTGGTAGTGGTACCCAAGCACGGGAATGCAAGAATGATGATAAAAGCAGTTCATGCAGTCAAAATCAACACCAAGAAAGTGTGGCGAGAAGGAGTTTGGAAGCACATGGAGTAGTGGAAGGGGTGGCTACTTCAGTGGTTGATCAAAATGATACAACAACTCCTAGTAAAGAGATTTCTTCGGTAGCAGCTGCAGAGAATAGAGTTGTTTTGAAAAGGAGCAAACCTGCAGGGCATGATGCTTGGCATAGAAGTGATGGGTCTTCATATAAAAAGACATTGAAATCAGATGAGATAGATGGTGAAGTGAGGTCAGATGCAGAGATAAAAGTAATGAGACAATTCCGAACTGCAGTTGTGGAAACCGTTAAAGAAATGTTGAAACCGTTGTGGCGTGAAGGTCGTCTTACCAAAGATGTGCATAACATGATAGTTAAAAAAGCTGCGGAAAAGGTAGTAAGCGCCGCAGTCCAGTTTCATCAGGTGCCAACTGACACCGGATCAGTTGATCAGTATCTTGGTTTGTCTGCAACCAAAATTGTGAAGCTTGTCGAG GGGTACGTTGAAAAGTACGGTAAACCCTGA